The following proteins are encoded in a genomic region of Paenibacillus sp. FSL H3-0469:
- a CDS encoding phosphopantetheine-binding protein, whose protein sequence is MDKEQTVSQLRQLMSEQLGLSLPDVIKEEDRLYEDLNADSIMVLQLVVCIEEVFNVTVPEEEMDPAVFQTVGSLVDFIHALKGEHIA, encoded by the coding sequence ATGGATAAGGAACAAACGGTATCTCAATTGCGGCAGCTCATGTCCGAACAATTGGGGCTCTCACTCCCGGATGTCATTAAAGAGGAAGACCGGCTGTACGAAGACTTAAACGCAGATTCGATCATGGTACTCCAATTGGTGGTATGCATCGAGGAAGTGTTCAACGTAACTGTGCCCGAGGAGGAGATGGATCCTGCCGTCTTCCAAACGGTCGGTTCTTTAGTCGATTTCATCCACGCCCTTAAGGGGGAGCACATCGCCTAA
- a CDS encoding acyl carrier protein — MDTMMNVNEQDIVQFVIDRVADLTSRPELAEELNGDAPLEDAGVDSVLLVNLMMQLEQQYDIFYEDDELLQENFATARLIAQRILAKRAVKTGV; from the coding sequence ATGGATACGATGATGAACGTGAATGAACAGGATATCGTACAATTCGTGATTGATAGGGTGGCCGATTTGACCTCCAGACCGGAGCTGGCGGAGGAATTGAATGGGGACGCCCCGCTAGAGGATGCAGGCGTGGATTCGGTGCTGCTGGTCAACCTGATGATGCAGCTTGAACAGCAGTACGACATTTTTTACGAGGACGACGAGCTTCTGCAGGAGAACTTCGCCACCGCGCGCTTGATCGCACAACGCATATTGGCCAAACGGGCCGTTAAAACCGGGGTTTGA
- a CDS encoding DUF6005 family protein, protein MKQAHCFLNGLGYGLEQAGWDERPLYIGAWDAPFSVTEDGKLTYFSADITPAEYLRLFTRLYGEGALEWYDYGADKLVNLKKFLEVLRRHPELPVLVQLDLFHMPYQKRTFQTMHQPHFVIVHGMRGDQFMVYDRYFEWEGFVAESHVHDAFLSNELGGGLLLHPEWLHAPDAHEVARIFEDTIEADPGERSLTGMVRRRIMQTVESPDRYPPGALKDAVSQLGILAKRKYSYGLLYQYFSEALNQGTELYQEQLEGFIRMWSTLAYLAIRTSMPGRTGEIGLLVDKVEQLHRTEQQLKEELIDVYHRWKPRFACGVQT, encoded by the coding sequence GTGAAACAAGCCCATTGCTTTCTGAACGGACTCGGTTATGGCTTGGAACAAGCCGGATGGGATGAACGTCCGCTCTATATCGGTGCTTGGGACGCGCCATTCAGCGTTACGGAGGACGGCAAGCTGACCTATTTCTCAGCGGACATCACACCGGCCGAATATTTGCGGCTGTTCACCCGCCTGTACGGGGAAGGGGCCCTGGAGTGGTATGATTACGGGGCCGACAAGCTCGTCAACCTGAAGAAGTTTCTGGAGGTCCTGCGGCGTCATCCGGAGCTTCCTGTTTTGGTACAGCTCGACCTGTTTCATATGCCTTATCAAAAAAGAACGTTTCAAACTATGCATCAGCCCCATTTTGTCATCGTACACGGAATGCGGGGCGATCAATTCATGGTATACGACCGCTATTTTGAATGGGAAGGGTTTGTGGCCGAGAGCCATGTACACGATGCTTTTCTTAGCAATGAGCTGGGCGGGGGACTGCTGCTTCATCCCGAATGGCTCCATGCGCCGGACGCTCACGAGGTGGCGAGAATCTTCGAGGATACGATAGAGGCCGATCCGGGGGAACGGTCGCTAACCGGCATGGTGAGGCGGAGGATTATGCAGACGGTGGAGTCGCCCGATAGGTATCCGCCCGGGGCCTTGAAGGATGCAGTATCCCAGCTCGGCATCCTCGCCAAACGCAAATACAGCTACGGGCTGCTGTATCAATATTTTTCGGAAGCGCTTAATCAAGGTACGGAGCTGTATCAGGAGCAGCTGGAAGGATTCATAAGAATGTGGAGTACGCTCGCATACCTGGCGATCCGTACGTCCATGCCGGGACGAACCGGGGAAATCGGACTGCTGGTGGATAAGGTGGAGCAGCTGCACAGGACGGAGCAACAGCTGAAGGAGGAATTAATCGATGTCTATCATCGCTGGAAACCCCGATTTGCATGCGGAGTGCAGACCTAG
- a CDS encoding glycosyltransferase family 4 protein: MSIIAGNPDLHAECRPRVGCFDGHSPRLNERVIDDQWTGYLAEYTELIRIPPVRFAKIFGGSLRQFSKQPMSSLPQASERLARLCEEYGIDTLYVNAPYFMPFLMLVRSFAKLPLRFMVIAHSVASARWLTTWLSCAPWITEQDLLLASTESCRQALVNLSPRYAHAHKIPLCIDTLLAAEPVRPLAGKRLLSIGRLEEVKNVHVLLEAMAEIKQRVPDTVLTIAGEYTGSLQEADRYKERLEALVAEYRLEQAVEFTGPVHGSEKDRLFRESRLLVNLSTDPGETFGFNLLEAKAHGLPVVCTNWDGFRELLVDGEDGFFVQVDWSGELPKIDLDGLVSSCTEVLLDEKLHGNLSQGARRNALMYDYRTIMPQIRRLLNAPLGQIAGEAEETALLESSMRTLNKIYHCSLLEATGCLSESPLSVLDWQPQGDTGEWMRRVKPLIQRFAGRNHHAHV; encoded by the coding sequence ATGTCTATCATCGCTGGAAACCCCGATTTGCATGCGGAGTGCAGACCTAGGGTGGGCTGCTTCGACGGCCATTCCCCCCGGTTGAACGAACGGGTGATTGATGACCAATGGACAGGGTATCTGGCTGAATATACGGAGCTCATCCGCATTCCGCCGGTACGCTTTGCCAAGATCTTCGGGGGTTCGCTTCGCCAGTTTTCCAAGCAGCCGATGTCTTCGCTTCCGCAAGCCTCGGAGCGGCTGGCCCGATTATGCGAGGAATACGGAATCGATACGCTGTATGTGAACGCTCCTTATTTCATGCCTTTCTTAATGCTGGTTCGGAGCTTCGCCAAGCTTCCGCTTCGCTTCATGGTTATCGCCCATTCCGTCGCATCCGCCCGTTGGCTGACAACCTGGCTGTCCTGTGCGCCTTGGATTACAGAACAGGATTTGCTGCTTGCCAGTACGGAATCTTGCAGACAGGCGCTGGTTAATCTCTCACCCCGGTATGCGCATGCCCATAAGATCCCGTTATGCATCGACACCTTGCTGGCTGCGGAGCCGGTTCGGCCGCTTGCCGGTAAACGTCTGTTATCCATCGGCCGGCTGGAAGAGGTTAAGAACGTTCATGTGCTCTTAGAGGCTATGGCGGAAATAAAGCAGCGTGTCCCGGACACTGTATTGACGATTGCCGGAGAATATACGGGGTCTTTGCAGGAAGCGGACCGGTATAAAGAACGGCTTGAAGCCCTCGTAGCGGAATATAGACTGGAGCAAGCAGTGGAGTTTACAGGTCCCGTCCACGGGAGTGAGAAAGACCGCCTGTTCAGGGAATCCAGGCTTCTGGTCAACCTCTCCACCGATCCGGGAGAGACGTTTGGCTTCAACCTCCTGGAAGCGAAAGCCCACGGTCTTCCTGTGGTCTGCACCAACTGGGACGGCTTCCGGGAGCTGCTTGTTGACGGCGAGGACGGTTTCTTCGTCCAGGTAGATTGGTCCGGTGAACTTCCGAAGATCGATCTGGACGGGCTGGTTAGCAGCTGCACCGAGGTTCTGCTGGATGAGAAGCTTCACGGCAATCTCTCGCAAGGAGCGCGGCGCAATGCTCTAATGTACGACTATCGGACCATCATGCCGCAGATCAGGAGGCTCCTGAATGCTCCCCTTGGACAGATAGCGGGTGAGGCGGAGGAGACCGCCCTGCTGGAATCTTCTATGAGAACGCTTAACAAAATCTATCATTGCAGCTTATTGGAAGCGACAGGCTGTTTGAGTGAATCGCCGCTGTCGGTTCTGGATTGGCAGCCGCAGGGTGACACGGGGGAATGGATGCGCAGGGTGAAGCCGCTTATTCAACGTTTTGCCGGGAGGAACCATCATGCACACGTTTAA
- a CDS encoding ABC transporter ATP-binding protein yields the protein MHTFKLFRRLAPYVKIKWNLTLIAYVCTFLQLGLVMLQPLIFAYLIDHVLIGGNRKLIVPLLSLSLGIGVLSIVFLFIRVGLFRYLGICNMLDIRNELLKHVRQIPIPEIQKEGPGKFSALLGMDTATMGNFLNHILVEITSQLFMMLISLGILFYMDWRLGIVATLSIPFLLWVPGLFRKPVARYSSDVRTHNEEIGTYLYEAIESSQEIRALGLEGWEQKRNETMYKGLVKASTRETLYAVMSFQISGFVISLILAAIYWIGSDQVLHQMMTVGMMVASVTYLQNALNPVQQINNFFRELQGAEVAMGRIEQFIQTPIDPYSENERKQASPARKPQLEATPSDIEVCNLRVGYGGTEILKDLSLSLSPGKVYAFVGRSGSGKSTLFRALIGMMPVLEGEIRIGGQNLEEMTRSAISRKVGIVFQEPYLFRGTLMENIAVGKLDATEEMVKQAALNARLGSLLDQLPEGLHTKIDHRGFQLSGGQRQRLAIARALLHNPDILILDEPTSALDQLTEIELMDSIRQVMAGKTVLVATHRLQTIMNADRILVMENGCLVAEGDHEELMNQSAEYYAMASTFERDTSVAGQASPKEGVLA from the coding sequence ATGCACACGTTTAAACTGTTCCGACGTCTTGCTCCCTACGTGAAGATCAAATGGAATTTAACCTTGATCGCTTATGTTTGTACGTTCCTGCAATTGGGACTCGTCATGCTTCAGCCCTTAATCTTCGCTTATCTGATCGACCACGTGCTGATTGGCGGAAACCGTAAGCTGATTGTCCCGCTGCTTAGCCTTTCCTTGGGAATAGGCGTTCTCTCCATCGTGTTCCTGTTTATCCGGGTAGGTCTGTTCCGCTATCTGGGCATCTGTAATATGCTGGATATCCGGAACGAGCTGTTGAAGCATGTCCGGCAGATTCCCATTCCGGAAATCCAGAAGGAAGGACCCGGGAAATTCTCGGCCTTGCTCGGGATGGATACAGCTACGATGGGAAATTTCCTCAACCACATCCTGGTCGAGATTACCTCACAGCTGTTTATGATGCTGATATCCCTCGGAATCCTGTTCTATATGGACTGGCGGCTTGGCATCGTTGCGACGCTTAGCATCCCCTTCCTCTTATGGGTGCCAGGGCTGTTCCGCAAGCCCGTGGCGCGTTATTCGTCCGACGTTCGAACCCATAATGAAGAGATCGGAACCTATCTCTATGAAGCGATCGAAAGTTCGCAGGAAATCCGGGCTTTAGGACTAGAGGGATGGGAACAGAAGCGGAATGAAACGATGTACAAGGGGCTGGTGAAGGCCAGCACCCGGGAAACGCTATATGCCGTTATGTCGTTTCAAATCAGCGGTTTCGTGATTAGCCTGATCCTGGCTGCCATCTATTGGATCGGCAGCGATCAGGTGCTCCACCAAATGATGACCGTTGGCATGATGGTTGCTTCCGTAACCTATCTGCAGAACGCTCTGAATCCGGTACAGCAGATTAACAACTTTTTCAGAGAGCTTCAAGGCGCGGAAGTTGCCATGGGCAGAATCGAGCAATTTATCCAGACCCCGATCGATCCCTATTCGGAAAACGAGAGGAAGCAGGCTTCGCCTGCAAGGAAGCCTCAGCTTGAAGCAACACCGTCCGATATCGAAGTGTGCAATCTGCGCGTCGGGTACGGTGGAACGGAAATCTTGAAGGATCTGTCACTATCGCTGTCTCCGGGCAAGGTTTATGCTTTCGTCGGGCGAAGCGGGTCCGGGAAATCCACTCTTTTCCGGGCGCTTATTGGGATGATGCCCGTTCTCGAAGGTGAAATTCGAATCGGCGGACAGAATCTGGAGGAGATGACCCGCAGCGCGATCAGCCGCAAGGTTGGCATCGTGTTCCAGGAGCCTTACTTATTCCGGGGTACCCTTATGGAAAATATTGCTGTCGGGAAGCTGGACGCAACGGAGGAGATGGTCAAGCAAGCAGCCCTGAATGCGCGGCTCGGATCTCTGCTGGATCAACTGCCGGAAGGACTCCACACGAAGATTGACCATAGAGGCTTCCAGCTATCCGGCGGACAGCGGCAGAGGCTGGCTATTGCGCGTGCCCTCTTGCACAATCCCGATATTCTTATCCTGGACGAACCGACCTCCGCCTTGGACCAGCTTACGGAGATTGAACTCATGGATTCCATACGCCAAGTCATGGCGGGCAAGACGGTTCTGGTAGCGACCCATCGCCTGCAAACCATTATGAACGCGGACCGTATTCTGGTGATGGAGAACGGTTGTCTGGTGGCGGAAGGCGACCACGAAGAGCTCATGAATCAATCGGCGGAGTATTATGCTATGGCCTCGACCTTCGAGCGCGATACATCTGTGGCCGGACAGGCCTCTCCTAAAGAGGGGGTGCTTGCATGA
- a CDS encoding class I adenylate-forming enzyme family protein — protein sequence MKGIGTLRELFQRARRHDRGITYAARSGESDWTSYAELGNRMDLLAERLKQEQLRPNFIGAVWMAPTPECLAVIGAVILAGGIPLPIHSYMPGQDMLRLIRKFEPEAVFVSEEKLPILAEWNMQGEELPFCLYAGMASGPVTGISAAPRPVRRYTPPEAARMIFLSSGSTGEPKGIMLSDHNMLSNVDAILEYTTLCDEDIVLLSKSLGYCSTIVGEWFAAMASGANLVLSGGFVHPFEMIQCVRRNKVTFLCTVPSAILPLIHSAKWAAEDLLTLRQMLIVGGPMPAVMLLRLADRLPHVRITPSYGLTEAAPRVSYLPYAQLRTKPQSAGIPINGVELAIVQDGREAATGESGEVVVRGPNVMIGYYDDPDRTREILGPLGLHTRDTGYLDEDGYLHLTGRTDNALLVGGHTVYPEAVESVLLSLPGVADAAVSAVEDLQWGHRLIAVVVSEASTEPVKSPELHAWCVKRLSPALRPREFRFVTALPRTASGKLDRKALKSMVKEEEHVHRA from the coding sequence ATGAAGGGCATAGGCACCCTCAGAGAATTGTTTCAACGTGCACGAAGGCATGACCGGGGAATCACCTACGCGGCACGAAGCGGCGAGTCCGATTGGACAAGCTATGCGGAACTCGGAAACCGCATGGACCTTCTCGCTGAACGGCTGAAGCAGGAGCAGCTGCGTCCGAATTTTATCGGGGCCGTCTGGATGGCTCCGACGCCGGAGTGTCTGGCTGTCATCGGGGCCGTCATTTTGGCGGGAGGCATTCCGCTTCCCATCCACAGCTACATGCCAGGACAGGATATGCTTCGCCTCATCCGCAAATTTGAACCCGAAGCTGTGTTCGTCTCTGAAGAGAAGCTTCCCATCCTTGCGGAATGGAACATGCAAGGGGAAGAGTTGCCATTCTGCCTGTATGCAGGTATGGCAAGCGGACCGGTTACAGGAATAAGCGCAGCTCCGCGGCCGGTACGCCGGTACACGCCGCCAGAGGCCGCGCGTATGATATTCCTCTCCTCCGGTTCGACGGGAGAGCCGAAGGGGATCATGCTGAGCGACCACAACATGCTGTCCAATGTGGACGCGATCCTGGAGTACACGACTCTGTGCGACGAGGACATCGTTCTGCTCTCGAAGTCACTGGGGTATTGCTCGACCATTGTTGGGGAATGGTTCGCCGCCATGGCCTCTGGAGCCAATCTTGTTCTAAGCGGGGGCTTCGTGCATCCCTTCGAGATGATCCAGTGCGTCCGTAGGAACAAGGTGACCTTCTTATGCACTGTGCCGTCTGCGATTCTGCCTCTAATCCATTCTGCCAAATGGGCGGCGGAGGATCTGCTCACGCTCCGGCAGATGCTCATTGTCGGCGGCCCGATGCCTGCCGTCATGCTGCTTCGTTTGGCTGACCGTCTGCCTCACGTGAGGATAACGCCCTCCTATGGACTGACCGAAGCAGCTCCGCGCGTCTCGTATTTGCCCTACGCCCAGTTGAGGACGAAACCGCAATCCGCCGGGATACCCATTAACGGCGTCGAGCTGGCCATCGTTCAGGACGGAAGGGAGGCGGCAACAGGGGAGAGTGGTGAGGTGGTCGTTCGGGGGCCGAATGTGATGATCGGCTATTATGACGATCCGGATCGCACACGTGAGATCCTAGGCCCCCTCGGCCTGCATACCCGGGATACCGGGTATCTGGACGAGGATGGATATTTGCACTTGACCGGGCGAACCGATAACGCTCTCCTTGTCGGGGGACACACGGTGTACCCGGAAGCGGTCGAAAGCGTCCTATTAAGCTTGCCTGGGGTGGCAGACGCTGCTGTGTCGGCCGTAGAAGACCTTCAATGGGGACATCGTCTGATTGCCGTGGTAGTATCCGAGGCTTCCACAGAGCCTGTCAAGAGCCCGGAGCTGCATGCCTGGTGCGTAAAGCGGTTATCCCCGGCCTTGCGTCCCAGGGAATTCCGCTTCGTTACCGCTCTGCCCAGAACAGCCAGCGGGAAGCTGGATCGCAAAGCTCTGAAATCTATGGTGAAGGAGGAAGAACATGTCCATAGAGCATGA
- a CDS encoding phosphopantetheine-binding protein, with product MSIEHEDLFFKVRETIAAVAKRLTSEVELDHALVDDLGIDSIQILELLSALEDTFGFELDVDDIRPESFRSVQAVLHFVEGKVAS from the coding sequence ATGTCCATAGAGCATGAAGATCTATTCTTTAAGGTGAGAGAAACGATAGCCGCTGTGGCCAAGAGGCTAACAAGCGAGGTCGAGCTGGACCATGCTTTGGTAGATGATCTGGGAATCGACTCCATTCAAATACTGGAGCTGCTGTCGGCTCTGGAGGATACATTCGGCTTTGAGCTGGATGTGGACGATATTCGCCCGGAATCGTTCCGAAGCGTCCAGGCCGTATTGCATTTTGTAGAAGGCAAGGTGGCTTCATGA